CCGCCCTGCTCGGCGGCCCCGGACTCGATCCGCTGCTGGCCGCCGGGCGCACCGCCTGGCACGATGTGCGCCGGGCACTCACCGCCTGGGTGACCGTGCCCGCGCACCGCGCCACCGTGGAGCCGCTGCTGATCCCGCTCCCGGCGGTGACCATGCGGCTCCCGTACACGGTCGCCGACTATGTGGACTTCTACGCCAGCGAGCACCACGCCGCCAACGTGGGACAGATCTTCCGCCCGGGCGGGGAGCCGCTGACGCCGAACTGGAAGCATCTGCCGATCGGTTACCACGGCCGCTCCGGAACGGTCGTGGTCTCGGGGACGGACGTCGTACGGCCCTCCGGGCAGCGCAAGGCGCCCGCCGACCCGGCGCCCGTCTTCGGGCCGAGCGTGAAACTCGACATCGAGGCGGAGGTCGGCTTCGTCGTCGGCGTCCCCTCCGCGCAGGGGCACCCGGTGCCGCTCGCCGCCTTCCGCGACCATGTCTTCGGGGTCTCGCTGCTCAACGACTGGTCGGCACGGGACATCCAGGCATGGGAGTACGTCCCGCTGGGACCGTTCCTCGGCAAGTCCTTCGCCACCTCGGTCTCGGCGTGGGTGACCCCGCTGGAGGCGCTGGACGCGGCCCGGACCGCCCCGCC
The nucleotide sequence above comes from Streptomyces clavuligerus. Encoded proteins:
- the fahA gene encoding fumarylacetoacetase: MSEQSPLDLAGDDPFGPHNLPYGVFTTADEPGRRKVGVRIGNHVLDAGAAAAALGSPYAALLGGPGLDPLLAAGRTAWHDVRRALTAWVTVPAHRATVEPLLIPLPAVTMRLPYTVADYVDFYASEHHAANVGQIFRPGGEPLTPNWKHLPIGYHGRSGTVVVSGTDVVRPSGQRKAPADPAPVFGPSVKLDIEAEVGFVVGVPSAQGHPVPLAAFRDHVFGVSLLNDWSARDIQAWEYVPLGPFLGKSFATSVSAWVTPLEALDAARTAPPARDVPVLPYLDDTAEEEPGGFDLRISVAVNGQVVAEPPFASMYWTAAQQLAQMTVNGASLRTGDLYGSGTVSGPEPHQRGSLLELTWNGRDALELPTGRRTFLADGDEVTMTAWAPGPDGVRIGLGEVTGRIVPAPR